In bacterium YEK0313, one genomic interval encodes:
- a CDS encoding putative parvulin-type peptidyl-prolyl cis-trans isomerase precursor — MTCRLPLVLAAFAVLAGPMAASLAVPAAAQAPAATTPAPAAPATTPAAPAPGAAAAPAPDRVLARVGGVEIRQADLDAAEEDIGGQTTAQMTPDQKRDYLLGFVIDLTIAARAAETRGIQNGPDFARKMVYYRNKLLVESLLSAETAARVTEAEMRKLYDEQRARIQPEEEVRARHILVETEEEARAIIAQLRGGADFAALAKEKSKDPGGAEGGDLGFFTKSQMVPEFANAAFAMQPGQVSTDPVKSQFGWHVIKLEERRPRAIPSFEQVRGQIEDFLTRRVQAELVQKLRSEAQVERLVPPAAPATPATPGGLSLRTEPS; from the coding sequence ATGACCTGCCGTCTGCCTCTCGTCCTGGCCGCCTTTGCCGTGCTCGCAGGACCGATGGCCGCCTCCCTGGCCGTTCCCGCGGCGGCCCAGGCTCCTGCGGCGACGACGCCCGCACCGGCGGCGCCCGCCACCACGCCGGCCGCTCCGGCGCCGGGCGCGGCCGCGGCGCCCGCGCCCGACCGTGTCCTGGCGCGTGTCGGCGGCGTCGAGATCCGGCAGGCCGACCTCGACGCGGCGGAGGAGGATATCGGCGGCCAGACCACCGCGCAGATGACCCCCGACCAGAAGCGCGACTATCTGCTCGGCTTCGTCATCGACCTGACCATCGCCGCCCGCGCCGCGGAAACCCGCGGCATCCAGAACGGGCCCGATTTCGCCCGCAAGATGGTCTATTACCGCAACAAGCTGCTCGTGGAGTCGCTGCTCTCGGCGGAAACCGCGGCGCGCGTCACCGAAGCCGAGATGCGCAAGCTCTATGACGAGCAGCGGGCGCGGATCCAGCCGGAAGAGGAGGTGAGGGCGCGCCACATCCTGGTGGAGACCGAGGAAGAAGCGCGCGCCATCATCGCGCAGCTGCGCGGCGGCGCCGACTTCGCGGCCCTGGCCAAGGAGAAGTCGAAGGATCCGGGCGGCGCCGAAGGCGGTGATCTCGGCTTCTTCACCAAGTCGCAGATGGTGCCGGAATTCGCCAATGCCGCCTTCGCCATGCAGCCGGGCCAGGTTTCGACCGATCCGGTCAAGAGCCAGTTCGGCTGGCACGTGATCAAGCTCGAGGAGCGCCGGCCGCGCGCCATTCCGAGCTTCGAGCAGGTGCGCGGCCAGATCGAAGACTTCCTGACCCGCCGGGTCCAGGCCGAACTCGTGCAGAAGCTGCGCTCGGAAGCCCAGGTCGAGCGGCTGGTGCCGCCGGCAGCTCCCGCGACGCCGGCGACCCCCGGCGGACTATCGCTGAGGACGGAGCCGAGCTGA
- the secA gene encoding Protein translocase subunit SecA translates to MFGALARKIFGNSSDRRVRGYRPRIEAINKLEPELEKLSDEALRARTDEFRAQLAGGKTLDDLLVPAFATVREAAKRVLKQRHYDVQLIGGMVLHEGAIAEMKTGEGKTLVATLAVYLNALAGKGVHVVTVNDYLAKRDAEWMGKVYGFLGLTTGVIVHGLDDAQRHAAYACDITYGTNNEYGFDYLRDNMKYSVAEMVQRGHAYAIVDEVDSILIDEARTPLIISGPLDDRSDFYATIDRFIPQLGKDDYDIDEKQRTCALSETGNEKIEKLLAEAGILKGDLYDVENVSTVHHVNQALKAHKLFQRDKDYIVRNGEVVIIDEFTGRMMPGRRYSEGLHQALEAKERVQVQPENQTLASITFQNYFRMYKKLAGMTGTAATEADEFMDIYKLEVVEIPTNRGVARIDEDDEVYKSVQDKFEAIIAEVGAARTKGQPVLVGTTSIEKSEVLAEMLKKHGFKQVNLDDPAAFAPLYDGDQGTAGEKVFAVLNARYHEQEAFIVSQAGVPGAITIATNMAGRGTDIQLGGNADMRINVELAHLEPGPEKDAKADAIREQVARLKQRALEAGGLYIIGTERHESRRIDNQLRGRSGRQGDPGRSKFYLSLQDDLMRIFGSDRMEGMLTKLGLKEGEAIVHPWINRALEKAQQKVEARNFDLRKNVLKYDDVANDQRKVIFEQRIELMSQDDLSEMVADMRHGTIEDLVHQHIPPDAYAEQWDTATLKDEIYRVLNLDLPIPDWAREEGIADEEVIERIKTAADEMMASKAARFGPDILRQIEKAVVMQVLDHLWREHIVQLDHLRQVVGLRGYAQRDPLNEFKSEAFQLFEGLMERLREMTTQQLALVELQEPPPMPDLPPMSAHHIDPLTGLDEFAAAGAGAPGGSFQALAASDTVAAADRNPNDPTTWGKVGRNEVCPCGSGKKFKHCHGQYL, encoded by the coding sequence ATGTTCGGTGCGCTCGCCCGCAAGATTTTCGGCAACAGCAGTGACCGCCGGGTCCGGGGCTATCGCCCGCGGATCGAGGCCATCAACAAGCTGGAGCCGGAGCTGGAGAAGCTCTCCGACGAGGCGCTGAGAGCCCGCACCGACGAATTCAGGGCGCAGCTCGCTGGCGGCAAGACCCTCGACGACCTGCTGGTGCCGGCCTTCGCCACGGTGCGCGAGGCGGCCAAGCGGGTCCTGAAGCAGCGCCATTACGACGTCCAGCTGATCGGCGGCATGGTGCTGCACGAGGGCGCGATCGCCGAGATGAAGACCGGCGAGGGCAAGACGCTGGTCGCAACGCTCGCCGTCTATCTCAACGCGCTCGCCGGCAAGGGGGTGCACGTCGTTACCGTCAACGACTATCTCGCCAAGCGCGACGCGGAATGGATGGGCAAGGTCTACGGCTTCCTCGGCCTGACCACTGGCGTCATCGTCCATGGCCTCGACGACGCCCAGCGGCACGCGGCCTATGCCTGCGACATCACGTACGGCACCAACAACGAATACGGCTTCGACTATCTGCGCGACAATATGAAGTACTCGGTCGCCGAGATGGTGCAGCGCGGCCATGCCTACGCCATCGTCGACGAGGTCGATTCGATCCTGATCGACGAGGCGCGCACGCCGCTGATCATTTCCGGCCCGCTCGACGACCGCTCGGACTTCTACGCGACGATCGACCGCTTCATCCCCCAGCTTGGCAAGGATGACTACGACATCGACGAGAAGCAGCGCACCTGCGCGCTCAGCGAGACCGGCAACGAGAAGATCGAGAAGCTGCTGGCCGAGGCCGGCATCCTGAAAGGCGATCTCTACGACGTCGAGAACGTCTCGACCGTGCATCACGTCAACCAGGCGCTGAAGGCGCACAAGCTGTTTCAGCGCGACAAGGACTACATCGTCCGCAACGGCGAGGTGGTGATCATCGACGAGTTCACCGGCCGCATGATGCCCGGCCGGCGCTATTCGGAAGGCCTGCACCAGGCGCTCGAAGCCAAGGAGCGGGTCCAGGTCCAGCCCGAGAACCAGACGCTGGCCTCGATCACCTTCCAGAACTATTTCCGCATGTACAAGAAGCTCGCCGGCATGACCGGCACGGCCGCCACCGAGGCCGACGAGTTCATGGACATCTACAAGCTCGAAGTGGTCGAGATCCCGACCAACCGCGGCGTGGCGCGCATCGACGAAGACGACGAGGTCTACAAGTCCGTCCAGGACAAGTTCGAGGCGATCATCGCCGAGGTCGGCGCGGCCCGCACCAAGGGCCAGCCGGTGCTGGTCGGCACCACCTCGATCGAAAAGTCCGAAGTGCTGGCCGAAATGCTGAAGAAGCACGGCTTCAAGCAGGTCAATCTGGACGATCCCGCCGCCTTCGCCCCGCTCTATGACGGCGACCAGGGCACCGCCGGCGAGAAGGTCTTCGCCGTGCTCAATGCCCGCTATCACGAGCAGGAAGCCTTCATCGTCTCGCAGGCCGGCGTGCCGGGCGCCATCACCATCGCCACCAACATGGCCGGCCGCGGCACCGACATCCAGCTCGGCGGCAATGCCGACATGCGCATCAATGTCGAGCTGGCCCATCTCGAGCCCGGCCCGGAGAAGGACGCCAAGGCGGATGCGATCCGCGAGCAGGTGGCGCGGCTGAAGCAGCGCGCGCTCGAGGCCGGCGGCCTCTACATCATCGGCACCGAGCGTCATGAAAGCCGGCGCATCGACAACCAGCTGCGCGGCCGTTCGGGCCGCCAGGGCGATCCCGGCCGCTCGAAATTCTACCTGTCCCTGCAGGACGATCTGATGCGCATCTTCGGGTCGGACCGCATGGAGGGCATGCTGACCAAGCTCGGCCTCAAGGAAGGCGAGGCGATCGTCCATCCCTGGATCAACCGGGCGCTCGAAAAGGCCCAGCAGAAGGTCGAGGCGCGCAACTTCGACCTGCGCAAGAACGTCCTCAAATATGACGACGTCGCCAACGACCAGCGCAAGGTGATCTTCGAGCAGCGCATCGAGCTGATGAGCCAGGACGACCTGTCGGAAATGGTCGCCGACATGCGTCACGGCACCATCGAGGACCTCGTCCACCAGCACATCCCGCCCGACGCCTATGCCGAACAGTGGGACACGGCGACGCTCAAGGACGAGATCTACCGCGTCCTCAACCTCGACCTGCCGATCCCGGACTGGGCGCGCGAGGAAGGTATCGCCGACGAGGAGGTGATCGAGCGCATCAAGACCGCCGCGGACGAGATGATGGCGTCCAAGGCCGCCCGGTTCGGCCCGGACATCCTGCGCCAGATCGAAAAGGCGGTGGTGATGCAGGTGCTCGACCATCTCTGGCGCGAGCACATCGTCCAGCTCGACCACCTGCGCCAGGTGGTGGGCCTGCGCGGCTATGCCCAGCGCGATCCGCTCAACGAATTCAAGTCGGAAGCCTTCCAGCTGTTCGAAGGCCTGATGGAGCGCCTGCGCGAGATGACCACCCAGCAGCTTGCCCTCGTCGAGCTGCAGGAACCGCCGCCGATGCCCGATCTGCCGCCGATGAGCGCGCACCACATCGACCCGCTGACCGGGCTCGACGAGTTCGCGGCAGCCGGCGCCGGCGCGCCGGGCGGCAGCTTCCAGGCGCTCGCCGCGTCCGACACGGTGGCCGCCGCCGACCGCAACCCGAACGATCCCACCACCTGGGGCAAGGTCGGGCGCAACGAGGTCTGCCCCTGCGGCTCCGGCAAGAAGTTCAAGCACTGCCACGGCCAGTATCTCTGA
- the acsA_1 gene encoding Acetyl-coenzyme A synthetase, translated as MLPDIRDYEALTRAFRWQVPARYNIGVDVCTRWAKAEPGRVAILWKKPDGSIDEVTYGRLEDASNRLANALTAAGIRRGDRVALVLAQGAAAAISHIAIYKIGAVAVPLAALFGIDALAYRLKDSGASALITNAEGVAKVDQIRDSLGELKLVLSTDGAAGAGVQGFYETLARAGSSFTPVDTSADDAAMMIYTSGTTGQPKGALHGHRVLLGHLPGVEMPHEFFPQPGDRMWTPADWAWAGGLLNVLLPSLHFGVPVVARKFEKFDADEAFALMAEMEVRNTFVPPTALRMLRSVENPRARHRLALRTLASGGEALGAETYDWGRTTLGLTINEFYGQTECNLVLSSCAALGVSRPGAIGKPVPGHVVDVVGPDGTPCATGEQGQIAVKRPDPVMFLTYWNKPEATAEKFLGDWMLTGDQGIRDEDGYIHFFGRDDDVITSAGYRIGPGEVEDCLIKHPAVALAAVVGKPDPLRTEIVKAFVVLKRGATPSDQLAGEIRDFVRTRMSAHSYPREIAFIDELPMTTTGKVIRRLLRERA; from the coding sequence ATGCTGCCCGATATCCGCGACTATGAGGCCCTGACGCGCGCGTTCCGCTGGCAGGTGCCGGCCCGCTACAATATTGGCGTCGACGTCTGCACCCGCTGGGCGAAGGCCGAGCCGGGCCGCGTGGCGATCCTCTGGAAGAAGCCGGACGGCAGCATCGACGAGGTCACCTATGGCCGGCTCGAAGATGCGTCCAACCGCCTCGCCAATGCGCTGACCGCTGCCGGCATCCGCCGCGGCGACCGCGTGGCGCTGGTGCTGGCGCAGGGCGCGGCCGCCGCGATCAGCCATATCGCCATCTACAAGATCGGCGCCGTCGCCGTGCCGCTCGCCGCGCTGTTCGGCATCGACGCGCTCGCCTATCGGCTGAAGGATTCGGGTGCGAGCGCCCTGATCACCAATGCCGAGGGCGTGGCGAAGGTCGACCAGATCCGCGATTCGCTCGGCGAGCTGAAGCTCGTCCTCTCCACCGACGGCGCGGCCGGCGCCGGGGTTCAGGGCTTCTACGAGACGCTCGCCCGCGCCGGCTCCAGCTTCACGCCAGTGGACACCTCAGCCGACGATGCCGCGATGATGATCTATACGTCGGGCACGACCGGCCAGCCGAAGGGCGCCCTGCACGGCCACCGGGTGCTGCTTGGCCATCTGCCCGGCGTCGAGATGCCGCACGAGTTCTTTCCGCAGCCCGGCGATCGCATGTGGACGCCCGCCGACTGGGCCTGGGCCGGCGGCCTGCTGAACGTGCTGCTGCCTTCGCTGCATTTCGGCGTGCCGGTGGTCGCCCGCAAGTTCGAAAAATTCGACGCCGACGAAGCCTTCGCCCTGATGGCCGAAATGGAGGTGCGCAACACCTTCGTGCCGCCGACCGCGCTGCGCATGCTGCGCTCGGTCGAAAATCCGAGGGCCCGCCATCGCCTCGCCCTGCGCACGCTCGCCTCCGGTGGCGAGGCGCTGGGCGCGGAAACCTATGACTGGGGCCGGACGACGCTCGGGCTCACCATCAACGAGTTCTACGGCCAGACCGAGTGCAATCTGGTGCTGTCCTCCTGTGCGGCGCTCGGCGTGTCGCGGCCGGGCGCCATCGGCAAGCCCGTGCCCGGCCATGTCGTCGATGTCGTCGGCCCCGACGGCACGCCCTGCGCGACGGGCGAGCAGGGCCAGATCGCGGTCAAGAGGCCCGACCCTGTCATGTTCCTCACCTATTGGAACAAGCCGGAGGCGACCGCCGAGAAATTCCTCGGCGACTGGATGCTGACCGGCGACCAGGGCATCCGCGACGAGGACGGCTATATCCACTTCTTCGGCCGCGACGACGATGTCATCACCTCCGCCGGGTACCGGATCGGGCCGGGCGAAGTCGAGGACTGCCTGATCAAGCATCCGGCCGTGGCGCTCGCGGCCGTGGTCGGCAAGCCCGATCCCCTGCGCACCGAGATCGTCAAGGCCTTCGTCGTGCTGAAGCGCGGCGCCACGCCGTCGGATCAGCTCGCCGGCGAGATCCGCGACTTCGTCCGCACCCGCATGTCGGCCCATTCCTATCCGCGCGAGATCGCCTTCATCGACGAACTGCCGATGACGACCACCGGCAAGGTCATCCGCCGGCTCTTGCGCGAGCGCGCCTGA
- a CDS encoding Polysaccharide biosynthesis protein, whose translation MSVMGSDEAQMGRDAKTLLSPRGIVERFKVVLTDRSHHSIAQRAAGAAFLIRVMSAAIAYVSQVAMARWMGQSEFGIYVSVWVCVLLLGHLSNAGLASAAQRFIPDYASRGDAAGLRGFLSGARFIGLAVATLVAGLGLVLIWRFGAFLAQPMVMPLALAAICLPLYVLTDIQDGIARSYDWTDLALGPPYLIRPLLLLGGLLAGRAFGFAADAVTAMACAVIATWATGLIQFVLIRRRLAPRVPAGPRRYEPGLWLRTSAAMFLVEAFYMGLTYTDVLLLKQLGTAEEVAIYWAAVKTLALVAFIYFSVAAAAAHRFSEYHVTGDREQLAAFLSASIRWTFFPSLAATILVLALGKPFLMLFGPDFVKGYPAMFVVSAGLLARAAVGPVERLLSMSGEQRACALIYGAAFATSLVLCLVLIPRFGMMGAASATATALILESILLFHVTRRRLGLAMSLRFWPAPRRERP comes from the coding sequence GTGTCGGTGATGGGATCGGACGAGGCGCAGATGGGGCGCGACGCCAAGACGCTGCTGTCGCCGCGCGGCATCGTCGAACGCTTCAAGGTCGTGCTGACCGATCGCAGCCACCATTCCATTGCCCAGCGCGCCGCCGGCGCCGCCTTCCTCATCCGCGTCATGAGCGCCGCGATCGCCTATGTCAGCCAGGTCGCCATGGCGCGCTGGATGGGCCAGAGCGAATTCGGCATCTACGTCTCGGTCTGGGTCTGCGTGCTGCTTCTCGGACACCTCTCCAATGCCGGGCTCGCTTCGGCGGCGCAGCGCTTCATTCCAGACTATGCGAGCCGCGGCGACGCGGCGGGCCTGCGCGGCTTCCTCTCCGGCGCGCGCTTCATCGGGCTTGCCGTCGCGACCCTCGTCGCCGGCCTCGGCCTCGTCCTCATCTGGCGTTTCGGAGCCTTTCTCGCACAGCCGATGGTGATGCCGCTCGCACTCGCCGCGATCTGCCTGCCGCTCTACGTGCTGACCGACATCCAGGATGGCATCGCACGGTCCTATGACTGGACCGATCTCGCCCTCGGCCCGCCCTACCTCATCCGGCCGCTGCTGCTGCTCGGCGGGCTGCTTGCCGGGCGGGCTTTCGGCTTCGCCGCCGATGCGGTCACCGCCATGGCCTGCGCCGTCATCGCCACCTGGGCGACCGGGCTCATCCAGTTCGTGCTGATCCGGCGCCGGCTCGCCCCGCGCGTGCCGGCCGGGCCGCGCCGCTACGAGCCGGGGCTCTGGCTCAGGACCTCGGCCGCGATGTTCCTGGTCGAAGCCTTCTATATGGGCCTGACCTATACCGACGTGCTGCTGCTGAAGCAGCTCGGCACGGCCGAGGAGGTCGCGATCTACTGGGCCGCGGTGAAGACGCTGGCGCTGGTCGCCTTCATCTATTTCTCGGTGGCGGCGGCCGCCGCCCACCGGTTCAGCGAATATCATGTGACCGGCGACCGGGAGCAGCTCGCGGCTTTCCTCTCCGCCTCGATCCGCTGGACTTTCTTCCCCTCGCTCGCGGCGACCATCCTGGTGCTGGCGCTCGGCAAGCCATTCCTGATGCTGTTCGGACCGGATTTCGTCAAAGGCTACCCGGCCATGTTCGTCGTCTCGGCGGGCCTGCTCGCCCGGGCGGCGGTCGGCCCGGTCGAACGGCTTCTGTCGATGTCGGGCGAACAGCGCGCCTGCGCCCTCATCTATGGCGCCGCCTTCGCGACATCGCTCGTGCTCTGCCTCGTCCTCATCCCGCGCTTCGGCATGATGGGAGCGGCGAGCGCGACGGCCACCGCATTGATCCTGGAATCGATCCTGCTGTTCCACGTCACCCGCCGCCGGCTGGGCCTCGCCATGTCGCTGCGGTTCTGGCCGGCGCCGCGCCGGGAACGGCCGTGA
- the apc4_4 gene encoding Acetophenone carboxylase delta subunit, which yields MSDALAEAGSDPIEIEILRHEILSIPNQIERNIERSAFSPLVQEYKDYSVGLVDAEGALVAQSRGSLPIFVANALGTGVREALAIHGAETLLHGDAVLTNSPATLGQHLNNVVLLTPVREGGEANGPLLGFFCVLVHWIDVGGSTPGSSTGTETTDVWQEGLQLPCMRLLDRGRRIDDVFRLCAANSRFPRLLLGDLEAQLAGCLLGRDLMLDILRRRGAPLVGATLATMRAQARAAAAAVIAGAKPGLHVAESFLDGEKGVRVPIRVAVRAADGRMTVDLSGLGPQMAGPSNAGRNGGAVAAARIAAKYVLTPQEPVNQGDFDLLEVEAPDGTFLTASADAPIGGSGNTIPTVVDTILKALGEALPDHVAAAHHGTYGVHSFFGRLPRSGELFANLDTATGGWGATADEDGAFPLRSNAHGDVPDIPAEMQEALYPFLLLSKELRPDSGGAGRRRGGLGVEKVYRVTAPCSVNLQFERGQCPPWGIAGGQPGLACYVEIIRKDGGSSHAWKGRFAFEAGDRLRVASGGGGGYGPPHEREIERVLADIEAGYVTPAHAAEAYGVVLDQAGELDADATRQRRQIIASTR from the coding sequence ATGAGCGATGCCCTCGCCGAAGCCGGCTCCGATCCGATCGAGATCGAGATCCTGCGCCACGAAATCCTGTCGATCCCGAACCAGATCGAGCGCAATATCGAGCGCAGCGCCTTCAGCCCGCTCGTCCAGGAATACAAGGACTATTCGGTCGGGCTGGTCGATGCGGAGGGCGCGCTGGTCGCCCAGTCGCGCGGCAGCCTGCCGATCTTCGTCGCCAATGCGCTCGGCACCGGCGTGCGCGAGGCGCTCGCGATCCACGGCGCCGAGACGCTCCTGCACGGCGACGCCGTGCTGACCAACTCGCCGGCGACGCTCGGCCAGCACCTCAACAATGTGGTCCTGCTCACGCCCGTCCGCGAGGGCGGCGAGGCCAACGGCCCGCTGCTCGGCTTTTTCTGCGTCCTCGTCCACTGGATCGATGTCGGCGGATCGACCCCCGGTTCCAGCACCGGCACGGAGACCACCGACGTCTGGCAGGAAGGCCTGCAGCTGCCCTGCATGCGCCTGCTCGACCGGGGGCGGCGGATCGACGACGTCTTCCGGCTCTGCGCGGCCAACAGCCGCTTTCCGCGCCTTCTCCTCGGCGATCTCGAGGCGCAGCTTGCCGGCTGCCTGCTCGGGCGCGATCTCATGCTGGACATCCTGCGGCGCAGGGGCGCGCCGCTGGTGGGGGCGACGCTTGCGACCATGCGCGCGCAGGCGCGGGCCGCCGCCGCCGCCGTGATCGCCGGGGCGAAGCCGGGCCTGCATGTCGCCGAGAGCTTCCTCGACGGCGAGAAGGGGGTGCGCGTGCCGATCCGCGTCGCGGTGCGCGCCGCCGACGGGCGCATGACGGTCGACCTCTCCGGCCTCGGCCCGCAGATGGCCGGGCCCTCGAATGCCGGCCGCAATGGCGGCGCGGTCGCCGCCGCCCGCATCGCGGCAAAATATGTGCTGACGCCGCAGGAGCCGGTGAACCAGGGCGACTTCGACCTCCTGGAGGTCGAGGCGCCCGACGGCACCTTCCTCACCGCCAGCGCGGACGCGCCGATCGGCGGCTCCGGCAACACCATCCCGACGGTCGTCGACACCATCCTGAAGGCGCTCGGCGAGGCCCTGCCGGATCATGTCGCGGCCGCCCACCACGGCACCTATGGCGTGCATTCCTTCTTCGGCCGCCTGCCGCGCAGCGGCGAACTGTTCGCCAATCTCGACACGGCGACGGGCGGCTGGGGCGCCACGGCCGACGAGGACGGCGCCTTTCCGCTGCGTTCGAACGCCCATGGCGACGTGCCCGACATTCCCGCCGAGATGCAGGAGGCGCTCTATCCGTTCCTGCTCCTGTCGAAGGAACTGCGCCCGGACAGCGGTGGCGCGGGCCGGCGCCGCGGTGGGCTTGGTGTTGAAAAAGTCTATCGGGTCACTGCGCCCTGCAGCGTCAATCTTCAGTTCGAGCGCGGTCAGTGTCCGCCATGGGGGATCGCCGGAGGCCAACCCGGCCTTGCCTGCTACGTGGAGATTATCAGGAAAGACGGCGGATCATCGCACGCCTGGAAGGGGCGTTTTGCGTTCGAGGCAGGCGACCGCCTGCGCGTAGCCTCGGGCGGCGGCGGCGGCTACGGGCCGCCGCACGAACGCGAGATCGAGCGCGTGCTGGCGGATATCGAAGCCGGCTATGTGACACCGGCCCATGCAGCCGAAGCCTACGGCGTCGTTCTCGATCAAGCCGGCGAACTGGATGCCGATGCGACCCGGCAACGGAGGCAGATCATAGCGTCCACTCGCTAA
- the kgtP_1 gene encoding Alpha-ketoglutarate permease has product MTITSSLQNASTGIDANRLRSLRATITGNVLEWFDWTVYATFAPYIARALFAPTDPLSGLLQTLAIFAVGFVVRPIGGLLFGRFADRRGRRIALVVSMMSMAFGSLLIAIIPSYSTIGAAASALLVVARIIQGLAHGGESAAAYVYVSEIAPPKSRGLWSSTVFASIAFGVIVATLFGVALTQSLTVEQLSNWGWRIPFFVGALVGIYAYYLRRSAMETEVFEAEQKPTERTAAPESTGSLLWSCTRLVLILGASNVVYATWLTFASTYAITIQKVPAAEAFRATLGAQVIGMMAFPIFGALSDRFGRKPMALLTCGGFALTSFWLLSLLNSSAWSLFLAQSIALVLWASLGAIWPAWMAEQVSTSSRSVSIGVASSLGGAIFGGTAPYLNTWLSSQGMPWAFTAYTVALNIIAVGLILTMRETRGIDLKTMRND; this is encoded by the coding sequence GTGACCATCACGTCATCGCTTCAGAATGCTTCGACCGGTATCGACGCGAATCGTTTGCGCTCGCTACGCGCAACCATTACGGGCAATGTGCTCGAATGGTTCGACTGGACCGTCTACGCGACCTTCGCACCCTATATTGCACGCGCATTGTTTGCGCCGACCGACCCGCTATCGGGGCTTCTCCAGACCCTCGCGATTTTTGCGGTCGGCTTTGTCGTCCGCCCGATCGGCGGATTGCTCTTCGGCCGCTTTGCCGACAGGCGGGGCCGGCGTATTGCCCTCGTCGTCTCCATGATGTCGATGGCGTTCGGAAGCCTGCTGATCGCCATCATCCCAAGCTACTCGACCATTGGCGCTGCCGCCTCGGCCCTCCTTGTCGTGGCACGCATCATCCAGGGCCTTGCTCATGGCGGTGAAAGCGCCGCCGCCTATGTCTATGTCAGCGAAATCGCGCCGCCCAAGTCGCGCGGACTATGGTCGAGCACAGTTTTCGCAAGCATTGCGTTCGGTGTCATCGTCGCGACCCTGTTCGGCGTGGCACTGACCCAGAGCCTGACGGTCGAGCAGCTCAGCAACTGGGGCTGGCGCATTCCATTCTTCGTCGGCGCCTTGGTGGGCATCTATGCCTACTATCTGCGCCGTTCCGCCATGGAGACCGAGGTTTTCGAAGCCGAGCAGAAACCGACCGAGCGCACCGCCGCGCCGGAGAGCACGGGCTCGCTGCTCTGGAGCTGCACGCGGCTCGTCCTGATCCTGGGAGCCTCGAATGTCGTATACGCAACTTGGCTGACCTTCGCATCGACCTACGCCATCACGATCCAGAAGGTGCCGGCTGCGGAGGCCTTCCGGGCAACACTCGGGGCGCAGGTGATCGGCATGATGGCCTTCCCGATCTTCGGCGCCCTGTCTGACCGGTTCGGCCGAAAGCCCATGGCGCTGCTCACCTGCGGCGGCTTCGCATTGACCTCCTTCTGGCTGTTGAGCCTGCTGAACTCGTCGGCATGGTCGCTCTTTCTCGCACAGTCGATTGCGCTGGTTCTGTGGGCGTCGCTGGGGGCGATCTGGCCGGCCTGGATGGCCGAGCAGGTTTCGACCAGCTCGCGCTCCGTTTCGATCGGGGTCGCCAGCTCGCTCGGCGGGGCCATCTTCGGTGGCACGGCTCCCTATCTGAACACCTGGCTGAGTTCGCAGGGAATGCCATGGGCCTTCACCGCCTACACCGTCGCTCTCAACATCATCGCGGTCGGCTTGATCCTGACCATGCGCGAGACGCGCGGCATCGACCTCAAGACAATGCGCAACGATTAA